The Alysiella filiformis sequence TTGTTGTTCCTGTTTGTGATGACCAAAACTTCGCCCAATAAATCATAATTTTGAGCAAACGCAACGCGCCCCATGATGCACATATTGGGGCGCGTTGGCACATTCAGGCAGCCTGAAAGCCCATTTTGTCGCAAAAAATCCGAAAAAATGCCACGTCAGGCACAAATTTCAGCGCATTACACTTTTCAGGCAGCCTGAAAACGAGTAAAATTTGTAAAAATTTTTTAAAGCAAGTTTGTTTTGGCAAACTTGAATTTCCCCAACCTTTTTAGGAGATGTATCATCGCACAGCAAGAACGCGAAGCACGAATCAACGGCGAAATTACCGCCAAAGAAGTGCGTTTAATCAGTGGAGAAGGCGAACAACTCGGCGTTGTGAGCTTAAAAGAAGCATTGGCCATGGCAGAAGAGCAAGATGTGGATTTGGTTGAAATTTCCCCCACCGCCAAACCACCCGTTTGCAAATTGATGGATTTTGGTAAATACAAATACGAACAATCCAAAAAACGCGATGAAGCCAAGAAAAAACAAAAGCAAGTCCAAATCAAGGAAATCAAATTCCGCCCTGGTACGGACGATGGCGACTACAACATCAAAATGCGCAAAATCCGCGAATTTTTAGAAGATGGCGACAAAGTGAAAATCACTTTACGCTTTCGTGGACGCGAAATGGCGCACCAAGAATTGGGCGCGCGCCTGTTGGAACGCATCAAAGACGAATTGGCAGAAGAGGGGCAAGTGGAACAATTCCCCAAAATGGAAGGTCGCCAAATGGTCATGATGGTTGCGCCAAAGAAAAAATAAAGCTATAATCTTGCGCTTTCCTGATTCAACGCTGCGTCAGGAAAGTGTTTTATTGAGCAGCGAAAAAGCGTGGTTTCGGGTTTTAAGTATTGTTCACAATCTCCCGATGCCTTATCTAACAATCATTGGAGTTTTCTCATGCCAAAAATGAAAACCAAATCAAGCGCGAAAAAACGCTTTAAAGTCTTGGGCAACGGTGGTGTAAAACGCGCTCATGCGTTCAAACGCCATATCTTGACCAAAAAAACCACCAAAAACAAACGCCAGTTGCGCGGCACTTCTATGGTGCATGAACGTGATTTGGCTTCTGTTGCCAAAATGTTGCCCTACGCTTAAAAGGAGTTAAACTATGCCACGCGTAAAACGCGGTGTTACCGCTCGTGCTCGTCATAAAAAAGTCATTGCGTTAGCCAAAGGCTATCGTGGTCGCCGTAAAAACGTCTATCGCATCGCCAAACAAGCGGTGATGAAAGCTGGTCAATATGCTTACCGCGACCGCCGTCAGCGCAAACGCCAATTCCGTCAATTGTGGATTACCCGTATCAATGCAGGTGCGCGTCAGCACGGCTTGTCATACAGCAAATTCATGAACGGTTTGAAACGCGCTGCCATTGCGCTTGACCGCAAAGTATTGGCTGATTTGGCTGTATTTGATAAAGCCGCTTTCGCTCAATTGGTTGAAAAAGCCAAAGCTGCTTTGGCTTAATCCCAAAAATAAAATAAAGAGACAATCTTTCGGGGTTGTCTCTTTTTTTGTTTTCAGGCAGCCTGAAAATGAAACAACACCCAAAATGGGTGTACCAATTTGGGTGTGTGTGTTTCAATTATTTTTTCTTGGGCGATACGGCTTCCAATTTATCGCGCATTTTGCTCAAATCAATGCCTGCCAAATCTGCGGCGCGAATCAAGCTGTTCACTTCTACACCACGTTTGGCTTGGTTCAACGCCCACAACATGGCGGAGCGTGTACCCGAACGGCAATACGCCAAAATGGGGGCGGGCGATTGGGCTACGGTGTCTTGAAATTCTTTTAATTGTGCGTCTGTCATGCTTTCCATGGTGGTGGGCATGTACACGACTTTTTCAATGCCTGCCGCGTTGAGCCATGCTTTTACGGTTTCAAAGCTGGGTTGGTTTTCTTCTTCTCCGTCTGGGCGATTGCAAATTACTGTTTTGATTTCATATTGTGCAACTTGTTTTGCGGTACGTTCGTTTAATTGACGCGAAACGTACAGGTAGTCGGCAATTTTTTCAATGCTCATTGATGTTATCCTTTTGAAAGGTTTTGTGTGTTGAAAGTGGTATTTTAGCGATTTTTGGCAATAAATCCAATCGGCTATTGCCAAAAAATCGCTTTTTTGATTTTTGTTTGATATAACAAAAGTTTAGGCGCGTAAACGGCGCAAAACTTCTTCTTTGCCCAACAGGGCTAACACCGCGTCCACGCTGGGGGTTTTGGCTGTGCCGCACACCGCCAAACGCAGGGGCATACCGAGTTGTCCCATTTTGATGCCTTCTTCATCGCAAAAGGGTTTGAACAGGGCGTGAATGTTTTCGCTTGTCCAATCATCAAGTTGCGCCAATTTTTCGGCAAAACGCTGCATGCGCGCGGCGGCTTCATCGTTCCAATGTTTTGCCACATCGGCTTCATCGGGCGTGGCTTTTTGGTAGAAATAGGCGCATTCGTTTGCCAGTGCGTTCAAATCTTGGGCGCGGTCTTTGACGAGGGCAATCACGTCTGCCAGTTTCAGGCTGCCTGAAAGATTGATTCCTTTGTTTTGCAAACGGTTTTCAATTAAATTTGCCAAACGTTGATTGTCGGCGGCTTTGATGTGTTCGGCGTTAATCCACAGCAATTTTTTGCCGTCCATGCGGCTGGGGCTGGCTGAAACGTCTTTTAAATCAAACCATTCAATGAATTGATTCATGGTAAAAAATTCATCATCGCCATGCGCCCAACCCAATCGTGCCAAATAGTTCAACATGGCTTCGGGCAAAATCCCCATTTCATCGTATTCGGTGATGGCTACGGTGTCGCCACTGCGTTTGGAGATTTTTTTGCCTTGTTCGTTCAAAATCATGGGCAGGTGGGCGTAAACGGGTGGTGTTGCGCCCAAGGCTTTGAAAATATTGATTTGTTTGGGTGTGTTGTTCACATGGTCATCGCCGCGAATGACGTGGGTAATGCCCATGTCCATGTCGTCCACCACCACGCAGAAATTGTAGGTGGGCGTGCCGTCTGCTCGGGCGATAATCAAATCGTCCAGCGCGGCATTGGGAATGCTGATTTCGCCTTTTACGCTGTCTTGCCAAGCGGTTACGCCATCAATGGGGTTTTTGAAACGGATAACGGGTTCAATATCGCTGGGGATTTCAGGCAGGGTTTTGCCGTTTTCGGGTCGCCAACGGCGGTCGTAGGTGGCGGTGCCTTCGCGTTCGGCTTTTTCGCGCATTTGGGCGAGTTCTTCTTTGGAACAATAGCAACGGTAGGCGTGTCCCGATTCAAGTAATTGTTGAATCAGGATTTTGTAGCGGTCAAAGTTTTGCGATTGGAAAACAATGCTGCCTGAATTATCGGCGTGCAAGCCCACCCAATCCATACCGTGTAAAATGATTTCGGTGGATTCTTGGGTGGAGCGTTCCAAATCGGTGTCTTCAATGCGGAGCAAAAATTCGCCGCCGTGGTGTTTGGCAAATGCCCATGAATACAAGGCGGTGCGCACGCCGCCAATGTGCAAATAACCTGTGGGGCTGGGTGCGAAACGGGTTTTAACGGTCATGATTTTGTTTTTCCAATGGGTTTTTAAAACGCGCTATTTTAACAAAAAAACGCAGTAAAATGGGGTTTCAGGCTGCCTGAAAGCCTATTTTGCCCCAAAAAACGTTATAATCACACGTTTTGATTTTATTTGGAAAAACCATGCTCAAATTTACCCTACACAAAAAAGACGGACACGCACGGCGCGGCACTTTGGAACTCAATCACGGCAAAATTGAAACGCCCGTGTTCATGCCCGTTGGCACATACGGTTCGGTCAAAGCCATGACCCCCACCGATTTGCACAACATCAAAGCCCAAATCATTTTGGGCAACACCTACCATTTGTGGTTGCGCCCTGGTTTGGAAGTGATTGAGCAATTTGGCGGATTGCACCAATTCATCGGTTGGAACAAACCCATTTTGACCGATTCGGGCGGTTTTCAGGTGTTTTCGCTGTCTGAAATGCGCAAATTGACCGAAGAGGGCTGCACCTTCAAAAGCCCCATCAATGGCGACAAATTGTTTTTATCGCCCGAAATTTCCA is a genomic window containing:
- the rpmI gene encoding 50S ribosomal protein L35, yielding MPKMKTKSSAKKRFKVLGNGGVKRAHAFKRHILTKKTTKNKRQLRGTSMVHERDLASVAKMLPYA
- the rplT gene encoding 50S ribosomal protein L20; amino-acid sequence: MPRVKRGVTARARHKKVIALAKGYRGRRKNVYRIAKQAVMKAGQYAYRDRRQRKRQFRQLWITRINAGARQHGLSYSKFMNGLKRAAIALDRKVLADLAVFDKAAFAQLVEKAKAALA
- the gltX gene encoding glutamate--tRNA ligase, yielding MTVKTRFAPSPTGYLHIGGVRTALYSWAFAKHHGGEFLLRIEDTDLERSTQESTEIILHGMDWVGLHADNSGSIVFQSQNFDRYKILIQQLLESGHAYRCYCSKEELAQMREKAEREGTATYDRRWRPENGKTLPEIPSDIEPVIRFKNPIDGVTAWQDSVKGEISIPNAALDDLIIARADGTPTYNFCVVVDDMDMGITHVIRGDDHVNNTPKQINIFKALGATPPVYAHLPMILNEQGKKISKRSGDTVAITEYDEMGILPEAMLNYLARLGWAHGDDEFFTMNQFIEWFDLKDVSASPSRMDGKKLLWINAEHIKAADNQRLANLIENRLQNKGINLSGSLKLADVIALVKDRAQDLNALANECAYFYQKATPDEADVAKHWNDEAAARMQRFAEKLAQLDDWTSENIHALFKPFCDEEGIKMGQLGMPLRLAVCGTAKTPSVDAVLALLGKEEVLRRLRA
- the infC gene encoding translation initiation factor IF-3; the protein is MAQQEREARINGEITAKEVRLISGEGEQLGVVSLKEALAMAEEQDVDLVEISPTAKPPVCKLMDFGKYKYEQSKKRDEAKKKQKQVQIKEIKFRPGTDDGDYNIKMRKIREFLEDGDKVKITLRFRGREMAHQELGARLLERIKDELAEEGQVEQFPKMEGRQMVMMVAPKKK
- a CDS encoding TIGR01244 family sulfur transferase, which codes for MSIEKIADYLYVSRQLNERTAKQVAQYEIKTVICNRPDGEEENQPSFETVKAWLNAAGIEKVVYMPTTMESMTDAQLKEFQDTVAQSPAPILAYCRSGTRSAMLWALNQAKRGVEVNSLIRAADLAGIDLSKMRDKLEAVSPKKK